From one Planktothrix agardhii NIES-204 genomic stretch:
- a CDS encoding radical SAM domain protein, with protein MEDKILYVRLPCNPIFPIGVVYLSDHVHKLFPTVQQRIFDLGAVPPLDYAATLDACVDEFQPTLLVFSWRDIQIYAPVGGRGGNPLQNAFEFYYAKNPLIKLRGALGGLRLATSYYTELWQNLGLIKRGLSRSQRYNPQARVVVGGGAVSVFYEQLGKSLPKGSIVSVGEGESLLERLLRGEDLADERCYIVGETTPRDRLIHEQPMNFEKTACNYDYIETIWPEFQYYFQDQDFYIGVQTKRGCPHSCCYCIYTVIEGKKVRINPADEVVAEIQQLYQRGIRNFWFTDAQFIPARKFISDAVELLQKILDSGMTDIHWAAYIRADNLTPELCDLMAKTGMNYFEIGITSGSQELVRKMRMGYNLRVVLENCRDLKAAGFNDLVSVNYSFNVIDETFETIRQTIAYHRELEAIFGADKVEPAIFFIGLQPHTHLEEYAFKKQILKPGYDPMSLMPWTARKLLWNPEPLGSFFGEICLEAWKRNSNDFGRTVMDILEEKLGRAPLEEALNVPLGRGKELASIG; from the coding sequence ATGGAAGATAAAATTCTTTACGTCCGCCTTCCTTGTAACCCGATTTTCCCGATTGGGGTGGTTTACCTGTCCGACCACGTTCACAAGCTATTTCCCACCGTCCAACAGCGCATTTTTGACTTAGGGGCAGTTCCTCCTCTGGACTACGCCGCCACATTGGATGCCTGTGTGGATGAGTTTCAACCCACATTATTAGTCTTTTCTTGGCGAGATATTCAAATTTATGCCCCCGTGGGGGGACGGGGTGGAAATCCTCTACAAAATGCCTTTGAATTTTATTATGCTAAAAACCCTTTAATTAAATTAAGAGGAGCTTTAGGAGGATTACGGTTAGCCACTTCCTACTATACGGAACTTTGGCAGAATTTAGGACTAATTAAACGGGGATTATCCCGTTCTCAACGTTATAATCCCCAGGCGCGGGTTGTCGTTGGAGGCGGAGCGGTCAGTGTTTTTTATGAACAGTTAGGAAAGAGTTTGCCCAAAGGAAGTATTGTTTCGGTGGGAGAAGGAGAAAGTTTATTAGAAAGGCTATTGAGAGGGGAAGATTTAGCCGATGAACGTTGTTATATTGTCGGAGAAACGACGCCTCGCGATCGCTTAATTCATGAACAACCCATGAATTTTGAAAAAACTGCTTGTAATTACGATTATATTGAAACCATCTGGCCAGAATTTCAATATTATTTTCAAGATCAAGACTTTTATATTGGAGTCCAAACCAAACGGGGGTGTCCGCATAGTTGTTGTTATTGTATCTATACCGTTATTGAAGGGAAAAAAGTTAGAATTAATCCCGCTGATGAAGTGGTGGCAGAAATTCAACAACTTTATCAACGGGGAATTAGAAATTTTTGGTTTACCGATGCTCAATTTATTCCCGCCCGTAAGTTTATTAGTGATGCGGTGGAATTATTACAGAAAATCCTTGATTCTGGGATGACTGATATTCACTGGGCGGCTTATATTCGCGCAGATAATTTAACCCCAGAATTATGTGATTTAATGGCTAAAACTGGGATGAATTATTTTGAAATTGGGATTACCAGTGGTTCGCAGGAATTAGTTAGAAAAATGCGGATGGGGTATAATTTGCGGGTGGTTTTAGAAAATTGTCGAGATTTAAAAGCTGCCGGATTTAATGATTTGGTTTCAGTGAATTATTCTTTTAATGTGATTGATGAAACCTTTGAAACCATTCGTCAAACAATTGCTTACCATCGAGAATTAGAGGCTATTTTCGGGGCGGATAAAGTCGAACCTGCAATTTTCTTTATCGGGTTACAACCCCATACCCATTTAGAGGAATATGCCTTTAAGAAACAGATATTAAAACCAGGGTATGATCCTATGAGTTTAATGCCTTGGACGGCGAGAAAGTTACTCTGGAATCCTGAACCTTTAGGATCATTTTTTGGAGAAATCTGTTTAGAAGCCTGGAAGCGAAACTCCAATGATTTTGGACGGACGGTGATGGATATTTTAGAGGAAAAGTTAGGACGAGCACCTTTAGAAGAAGCCTTAAATGTACCCTTGGGTCGGGGAAAAGAGTTAGCGAGTATTGGTTAA
- a CDS encoding hypothetical protein (conserved hypothetical protein), with protein MAIATDRPIQQKALSFDEFLIRYRDDNRYELIDGDIFDLEPTGLHEEVAAFITTKVCVQIDQMGWPWFVLQRGLIRPSNIGMTAFRPDVAVIDRHELTKEPIWNEQSILTLGSSIKFVAEVVSSNWQNDYARKVEDYATLGIPEYWIADYAGLGGVRHIGKSKQPTLSICTLANGEYEIQQFRGNQIVISTTFPNLKLTAAEILKTF; from the coding sequence ATGGCAATCGCAACCGACCGACCAATTCAACAGAAAGCACTCAGCTTTGACGAGTTTCTCATCCGTTATCGTGACGATAACCGTTATGAACTTATTGATGGAGATATATTTGACTTGGAACCAACAGGCTTGCATGAAGAAGTTGCAGCTTTTATTACCACAAAGGTATGCGTCCAGATTGACCAAATGGGATGGCCTTGGTTTGTGCTTCAGCGAGGACTTATTCGCCCTTCTAACATTGGAATGACTGCATTTCGACCTGATGTGGCAGTTATTGATCGCCATGAGCTTACTAAAGAACCAATTTGGAATGAGCAGTCAATTCTGACATTAGGCAGTTCAATTAAATTTGTAGCGGAAGTTGTGAGTAGCAACTGGCAAAATGATTATGCCCGTAAAGTTGAAGACTATGCAACTCTGGGTATTCCCGAATATTGGATTGCTGACTATGCCGGATTGGGAGGGGTTCGACATATTGGGAAGTCCAAACAGCCTACTCTCTCTATCTGCACACTAGCAAATGGAGAGTATGAAATTCAGCAATTCCGTGGCAATCAGATAGTTATTTCGACTACTTTCCCTAACCTAAAATTGACAGCCGCAGAAATTTTGAAGACTTTTTAA
- the nrrA gene encoding OmpR family response regulator, producing the protein MGSACISIIEGNPHLRSLLGWHLQHVGYLVHQAADLQNARDIFYAHQPNLVILDAELPEGNSLEFCQWLQQQRQSLILMLSSRTTESDIVRGLRAGADDYLAKPFGMQEFLARTESLMRRSRTIVPPTTLDYGSLKIDLVQRRVRLQSQLIELTPQEYSLLYVLAQACGEPLTRSELLRRAWPDAIDNPRTIDTHVLSLRKKLETDPRQPNLIQTVRNIGYRLNLEILKAETVRTVRLNGKYPPIRGVKTESSA; encoded by the coding sequence TGGCATTTACAGCACGTCGGTTATTTGGTTCATCAGGCTGCTGATTTGCAGAATGCAAGGGATATCTTCTATGCTCATCAACCCAATTTAGTGATTTTGGACGCTGAATTACCAGAGGGAAATAGTTTAGAATTTTGCCAATGGCTTCAGCAACAGCGACAATCTTTAATTCTGATGTTATCGTCTCGCACAACGGAATCCGATATTGTCCGGGGCTTGAGGGCGGGTGCTGATGACTATTTAGCAAAACCTTTTGGAATGCAGGAGTTTTTGGCGAGGACAGAATCCTTAATGCGCCGTAGTCGCACCATTGTTCCGCCAACCACCTTGGATTATGGATCTCTGAAAATTGACTTGGTACAGCGTCGCGTACGCTTACAGAGTCAATTAATTGAACTGACTCCCCAGGAATATAGTCTGCTCTATGTTCTCGCTCAAGCCTGTGGAGAACCCTTGACTCGTTCAGAACTATTACGACGAGCTTGGCCAGATGCTATTGATAATCCTCGCACGATTGATACCCATGTTCTTTCGTTACGGAAAAAGTTAGAAACTGACCCTCGCCAACCGAATTTAATCCAAACTGTTCGGAATATTGGCTATCGTCTCAATTTAGAAATTCTGAAAGCCGAAACGGTTCGTACCGTTAGACTCAATGGTAAATATCCACCCATTCGAGGGGTGAAAACAGAGAGTAGTGCTTGA